In a single window of the Natronosalvus caseinilyticus genome:
- a CDS encoding winged helix-turn-helix transcriptional regulator: protein MTLDEASRAIVNAIDRNGGTADTTHVRRQTGLSNSSVRYRFSKLENLGFIDISYNDSQTPDGVAPITVVQLTDFAREEIQKGLTVETEQRRATIEPVDNADRIKALEEDLREVRDLVNQIQSNQNWIGPRVEELIERDPIQSNSKLD, encoded by the coding sequence ATGACACTTGATGAAGCATCCCGAGCCATTGTCAATGCTATCGACCGCAACGGTGGTACAGCAGATACGACACATGTTCGACGGCAAACTGGACTATCGAATTCGTCTGTTCGTTATCGATTTTCGAAACTCGAGAATCTGGGTTTCATTGATATAAGCTATAATGATAGCCAAACCCCTGATGGGGTCGCACCCATCACGGTTGTACAACTCACTGACTTTGCGAGAGAAGAGATTCAGAAGGGCCTGACTGTTGAAACTGAACAGCGGCGAGCTACAATAGAGCCCGTCGATAATGCAGACCGCATCAAAGCATTAGAGGAAGACCTTAGGGAGGTACGCGACCTCGTGAATCAAATCCAAAGTAATCAGAATTGGATTGGGCCTCGAGTAGAGGAGTTGATAGAGAGGGACCCAATCCAATCCAACTCCAAATTGGATTGA
- a CDS encoding HNH endonuclease has product MIPIDTHLAQSCISIQEIRDRDGDQCVLCLNSDKIHVHHIDGEATNNDSDNLVTLCERCHNRIHSIQNRHSNRTKGDFIGELVDEGHKRNVVLAVLREVTM; this is encoded by the coding sequence TTGATTCCCATTGATACTCATCTGGCTCAGTCATGTATTTCAATTCAGGAGATACGCGACCGCGATGGGGACCAATGCGTTCTCTGTTTAAATTCTGATAAAATCCACGTCCACCACATCGACGGAGAGGCGACGAACAACGACTCGGATAATCTGGTGACGCTGTGCGAACGGTGTCACAATCGGATTCACAGCATCCAGAACCGCCACTCGAATCGAACGAAAGGCGACTTCATCGGAGAACTCGTGGATGAGGGTCACAAGCGGAATGTTGTGTTGGCTGTTCTCCGGGAAGTGACCATGTGA
- a CDS encoding Eco57I restriction-modification methylase domain-containing protein, whose protein sequence is MTSAVENLHQAFIDINAEIRQEGSEFDFRYSLVDHLFTDALGWSRTIGTGHVNFEDEQKDLLCYDDSEPPFPVIVCETKRPSHDLGLADHDQLETYMVSVGSAEYGILTNGHTFNLYEYIQDDRSIRKIVGLDVDKMATTNVEKLDADQRDALRELTLLQKDRYVDFDAADFFRTRYQEVPVQYQEGVDDEGYELFLDAVKDSLDELTEVLKRFFDDYQDREEGSYPKHFLDSTFPDWKDWRAYTGQTEDAKDAFCRETAYIVLNRALFARIAEDKEIVGHTRISSRGMAEAIERGDEQPYLSGLMDTYDRIDNHYSDLYDLGIFDWWWVSRDKRQQFSSEEERRQRTLEDELDYTLSTVLKRLNRFDFERVNRDILGHVYEDYLPKEERKELGEYYTPIEVIQYMLDTAGYEVNAGIGQQKILDPACGSGGFLTEAAERLIQHYLNKFGETSIHYLDGEQARTILERIQNNLYGIDINPFAVHITQINLLFRTIDLYNKVMDVNPHYTLDGFEIHVADTLSPTIMEKRERDGNADNIQSNLQQFAEYNGRAQSFIEDRNAVDRIKDEIEFDVVIANPPYVRIQNLSNDVKELYSKNYRTTVKNFDIYIPFIERGLNWLTEDGSLAYICPNRVVNADYGVKIRQRLGDEPITHLLDFKDTKVFDAATPYPCILVVDREAPIDDDIKCARVSETKSDLLDEIKYLEDWGASSAKEYELYTHSQSSLRADNRSESLPCWKPMPDDEREVFNSIQVASDYRLEEVTDEVFQGIITGKDKVFAGEIVQDNGDGTVEFKCADAGEPETIEKDILRRLLKGKEIERWGTNWSGLWVVFPYAVTDDGARALTKHELQNDYPHAWRFFKNHETTLKAREGGKWEDRDQWWRFSRKQNIGKFETDKIMAGVLRQRPSFVPDDEGKYYFVGGGTAGGYGIHLSEEYAPNASDTLYYGALLNSRVIEFYHKHISFIFNSKYYSFGQTFLEPLPIVAETEHKDTVVKSAREIRDMLEEVEELQYKTSEVTNYLPEYDRSSTILDIVDSVDLDDDDYRQDPIRTGESDDAFQVVMKQGHHLNFSSEEVRNFVYRLLTEQGKRLNRMEILDMPVPTKDGILALMDEYETNKQRIQDLQEESVQKQLELDDLIMHDVYGLSEEDKEIIDNYLEIW, encoded by the coding sequence ATGACATCTGCTGTGGAGAACCTCCATCAAGCCTTCATCGATATCAATGCGGAAATTCGACAGGAGGGAAGTGAATTTGACTTCAGGTACAGCCTCGTCGACCACCTCTTCACGGACGCACTGGGATGGTCTCGGACTATTGGCACAGGTCACGTCAACTTCGAGGACGAGCAGAAAGACCTGCTCTGTTACGACGATAGCGAGCCGCCGTTTCCGGTGATTGTCTGCGAGACAAAACGCCCCTCGCATGACTTGGGTCTTGCCGACCACGACCAGTTGGAGACGTACATGGTAAGTGTCGGCAGTGCCGAATACGGGATTCTCACGAACGGCCACACGTTCAACCTCTATGAGTATATTCAGGACGACCGGTCTATTCGCAAAATCGTTGGACTCGACGTCGATAAGATGGCGACCACAAATGTTGAGAAGTTGGACGCCGACCAGCGTGACGCTCTCCGAGAGTTGACTCTACTCCAAAAAGACCGCTATGTAGATTTCGACGCGGCTGACTTCTTCAGAACCCGCTACCAAGAGGTGCCTGTCCAGTATCAAGAAGGGGTGGACGACGAAGGGTACGAGTTGTTTCTGGATGCAGTCAAGGACTCGCTCGACGAACTGACCGAGGTCCTCAAACGGTTTTTCGATGATTACCAAGACCGTGAGGAAGGGTCGTACCCGAAACACTTCTTGGACTCGACGTTCCCCGATTGGAAGGACTGGCGCGCGTACACGGGGCAGACTGAGGACGCGAAAGATGCATTTTGCCGAGAGACCGCATATATCGTTCTCAATCGGGCGCTATTCGCGCGAATTGCCGAGGACAAAGAGATTGTTGGTCATACCCGGATTTCGTCGCGTGGTATGGCGGAAGCCATAGAACGTGGAGACGAGCAGCCGTATCTGAGCGGGTTGATGGACACGTACGACAGGATTGATAACCACTATAGCGACTTATATGACCTTGGTATTTTTGACTGGTGGTGGGTATCGAGAGACAAGCGTCAGCAGTTCTCCTCGGAAGAGGAACGCCGCCAGCGTACGTTGGAGGATGAATTAGATTATACATTGAGCACGGTTTTGAAGCGGCTGAACCGGTTCGACTTCGAACGCGTCAACCGTGACATCCTTGGTCATGTATACGAGGACTACCTGCCTAAGGAGGAGAGGAAAGAACTGGGGGAGTACTACACGCCTATTGAAGTTATCCAGTATATGCTGGACACCGCGGGATACGAGGTGAATGCTGGTATCGGCCAGCAGAAAATCCTCGACCCTGCGTGTGGGAGTGGTGGGTTCCTCACTGAAGCGGCCGAGCGATTGATTCAACATTATCTCAATAAGTTCGGAGAGACGAGTATCCACTACTTGGACGGAGAGCAAGCCCGGACGATTCTGGAGCGTATCCAAAACAATCTCTATGGAATCGACATCAATCCATTCGCTGTCCACATTACGCAGATTAATCTGCTCTTCCGCACCATAGACTTGTACAACAAAGTCATGGATGTGAATCCTCACTACACGCTCGATGGGTTTGAGATTCACGTCGCAGACACCCTTTCTCCGACGATAATGGAGAAACGGGAACGGGACGGGAACGCAGACAATATCCAGTCTAACCTCCAGCAGTTCGCCGAGTATAATGGGCGCGCCCAGTCATTTATCGAAGATAGGAACGCTGTCGACCGGATTAAAGACGAAATTGAATTCGATGTAGTAATCGCGAATCCCCCATATGTTCGTATCCAGAATCTGAGCAACGACGTTAAAGAACTGTACTCCAAGAACTATAGAACAACTGTAAAGAACTTCGACATTTACATTCCGTTCATTGAGCGCGGATTGAACTGGCTTACCGAAGACGGCAGCCTCGCATACATCTGCCCGAATCGAGTCGTCAACGCGGATTATGGAGTTAAAATCCGCCAGCGGCTCGGAGACGAACCGATTACGCACCTACTGGACTTCAAAGATACCAAGGTTTTCGACGCGGCCACACCCTATCCGTGCATCCTCGTTGTGGATAGAGAGGCTCCGATTGATGATGACATAAAGTGCGCCCGAGTCTCAGAGACGAAAAGCGATTTATTGGACGAAATCAAATACCTTGAAGACTGGGGGGCCTCCTCAGCCAAGGAATATGAGTTATATACTCACTCCCAGTCATCTCTCAGAGCGGATAATCGTAGCGAGAGCCTTCCGTGCTGGAAGCCGATGCCGGATGACGAGCGAGAGGTCTTCAACTCCATCCAAGTCGCCAGTGATTACCGGCTGGAAGAGGTCACGGACGAGGTCTTTCAGGGAATCATCACCGGAAAGGACAAGGTATTCGCTGGGGAGATTGTGCAAGACAACGGCGACGGTACGGTTGAATTCAAATGTGCCGACGCAGGTGAACCAGAAACAATTGAAAAGGACATCCTGCGTCGTCTCCTCAAAGGGAAAGAAATCGAACGCTGGGGGACAAATTGGAGCGGGCTTTGGGTCGTGTTTCCTTACGCTGTCACCGATGACGGCGCACGGGCACTAACCAAACATGAGTTGCAAAACGACTATCCACATGCATGGAGGTTCTTCAAGAATCACGAGACGACATTGAAAGCGCGAGAAGGGGGTAAGTGGGAAGACCGGGACCAATGGTGGCGGTTCAGTCGGAAACAAAACATCGGAAAGTTCGAGACCGACAAAATCATGGCCGGTGTCCTCCGACAACGCCCGTCATTCGTCCCAGACGATGAAGGGAAATACTACTTCGTTGGCGGCGGGACCGCGGGCGGATACGGCATCCACCTCTCTGAGGAGTACGCGCCTAACGCCAGTGACACGCTCTACTATGGTGCATTACTAAATTCGCGGGTCATCGAGTTCTACCATAAGCACATCAGCTTCATCTTCAACAGCAAATACTACTCATTCGGCCAGACGTTCCTTGAACCGCTGCCAATCGTCGCTGAGACGGAGCACAAGGACACGGTCGTCAAATCCGCAAGAGAAATTCGTGACATGCTGGAAGAAGTCGAAGAACTCCAATACAAGACTTCGGAGGTGACGAATTATCTGCCTGAATATGACCGTAGTAGCACGATTTTGGACATCGTTGACAGTGTCGACCTCGATGATGACGATTACCGACAGGACCCGATTCGCACGGGTGAGTCTGATGATGCCTTCCAAGTTGTGATGAAACAAGGGCACCATCTGAACTTTAGTTCAGAGGAGGTGCGTAATTTCGTCTACCGTCTACTGACCGAGCAAGGGAAACGACTCAATCGAATGGAAATCCTCGATATGCCGGTCCCAACGAAAGATGGGATACTCGCTCTAATGGATGAATACGAGACCAACAAGCAGCGCATCCAAGACCTTCAGGAAGAATCCGTCCAGAAACAGCTTGAATTGGACGACCTCATTATGCACGATGTGTACGGTCTTTCTGAGGAAGACAAGGAGATTATCGATAACTACTTAGAAATCTGGTAG
- a CDS encoding site-specific integrase — translation MRIDTDGDRVKCWLGRSEIDTLARRAPTREAELAIRIMGDCGLRSFEVIQICPKHKRRSEDGSAWLLRVPKGKDTRNGTGKARDTFLPAQTEQLLHSYQRDESLGMDEQYITVAPRSVRRWVEVAAKNAHETTGVDDWQHVSSHDLRRSWATYLLVEQRRNVRVVQSAGGWKDYDSMKPYLGEATEQAIVEELGAVKF, via the coding sequence ATGAGAATCGATACTGACGGCGACCGGGTGAAATGCTGGCTCGGTCGCTCCGAGATTGACACACTTGCAAGACGCGCACCCACCCGAGAAGCCGAACTCGCGATTCGAATAATGGGCGACTGTGGACTGCGTTCCTTCGAAGTTATCCAGATTTGCCCAAAGCACAAGCGACGGAGTGAAGACGGCTCCGCGTGGCTCCTCCGCGTTCCGAAGGGGAAAGACACGCGAAACGGTACCGGTAAGGCGCGAGATACGTTCCTCCCAGCGCAAACCGAACAACTCCTGCACTCCTATCAACGGGACGAGTCGCTAGGCATGGACGAGCAGTACATCACCGTCGCGCCGCGCAGCGTCCGCAGATGGGTCGAGGTCGCCGCCAAGAACGCACATGAGACGACGGGTGTAGACGACTGGCAGCACGTCTCCAGTCACGACCTCCGCCGCTCGTGGGCCACGTACCTACTCGTAGAGCAACGGCGCAATGTTAGGGTCGTCCAGTCAGCCGGGGGGTGGAAAGACTATGACAGCATGAAACCATATCTCGGCGAAGCTACAGAACAAGCAATTGTCGAGGAATTGGGCGCGGTCAAATTCTGA
- a CDS encoding RNA-binding domain-containing protein: MRIEQETKRLVKRFASEPGVESEEFDCKSKEIVESSDGRKKLVKVLSAMANQAGGTVIIGVRKEQSDSLLIQGFPVDSEVVQYITQTALEYTTPPVSDLVDVNFVEYSGKRLLRIDVDKAREKPIQFKEKGDYVPWIRVGDGMDEMSSDQLLSFFQVRKREEYSLFSSEIEQRVSINVDLDSQDNVPSLRSPSNWLITTSEGPSMFVFGEPGLTHDFGKSVLYHVEEYVHASSAEEIEEVFNILEQTTDTSLLPSRLGYAIKLGDRQVVGRGHRWFVEDLEKIDQTIRLLEESHTEEPQSDNVPSDPRPIAVAYVSCSAGIFWIETQWRGDHFSRTKCGFVFTDIPFDSSGYQSFFRELGKHPDVYQQRRGLQMLTISGDSQHLGHPEVVNISSHPDAPEYMVVDNPLYHRIDELQNQARVNIPEYISNPLNGLNRIPLEIVGGYTESNDRMVELDSLTVFSKGLLMNTMFVSGWCR; encoded by the coding sequence ATGCGTATTGAGCAAGAAACGAAACGACTTGTGAAACGATTTGCTTCTGAACCGGGGGTTGAATCGGAGGAGTTTGATTGTAAATCGAAGGAAATAGTTGAGAGTTCTGATGGCCGAAAAAAGCTTGTAAAAGTACTCTCAGCGATGGCCAATCAGGCCGGTGGAACAGTAATTATCGGCGTTAGGAAAGAGCAATCAGATAGTCTACTCATTCAAGGATTTCCAGTTGATTCGGAAGTTGTACAGTATATAACTCAAACTGCCCTCGAATATACCACCCCACCAGTTTCTGATTTAGTAGATGTGAATTTTGTCGAATACTCGGGAAAACGTCTCCTTCGTATTGACGTGGACAAGGCCCGTGAAAAACCAATTCAATTCAAAGAGAAGGGAGATTACGTCCCGTGGATTCGTGTTGGTGATGGCATGGATGAGATGTCTAGCGACCAACTATTATCATTCTTCCAAGTCCGTAAACGTGAGGAATACAGTTTGTTCTCATCTGAGATAGAACAACGTGTCAGCATTAATGTTGACCTCGATTCTCAAGATAACGTGCCTTCGCTTCGGTCTCCTTCAAATTGGTTAATTACAACGTCTGAAGGTCCATCGATGTTCGTATTTGGCGAACCGGGGCTCACCCATGACTTTGGGAAATCAGTTCTCTACCATGTAGAGGAATACGTTCACGCATCCTCAGCAGAGGAAATCGAAGAGGTGTTTAACATCTTAGAACAAACCACCGATACCAGCCTGCTCCCCTCACGCTTAGGCTACGCCATTAAACTGGGCGACCGTCAAGTAGTAGGTCGGGGGCATCGATGGTTCGTTGAAGATTTAGAGAAGATAGACCAGACAATACGACTATTAGAGGAATCACATACCGAAGAACCCCAATCCGATAATGTTCCTAGTGACCCTCGGCCTATTGCAGTAGCGTATGTAAGTTGTTCTGCGGGGATATTTTGGATTGAAACTCAGTGGCGAGGAGACCATTTCTCAAGAACAAAATGTGGCTTTGTATTTACTGATATTCCATTCGATAGTAGCGGCTACCAATCGTTTTTCAGAGAACTAGGCAAGCACCCTGATGTATACCAACAACGACGAGGTCTACAGATGCTTACAATATCAGGAGACTCACAACATCTTGGGCATCCGGAAGTGGTGAATATTAGTTCACATCCTGATGCACCAGAATATATGGTAGTAGATAACCCTCTTTATCACCGTATAGATGAACTCCAGAATCAAGCCCGGGTCAATATCCCAGAATACATATCAAATCCGTTAAACGGACTTAATCGAATTCCTCTAGAAATAGTTGGAGGTTACACTGAGAGTAACGATAGAATGGTAGAACTCGATAGTCTCACTGTATTTTCAAAAGGTCTTTTAATGAATACAATGTTCGTTTCTGGCTGGTGCAGGTAA
- a CDS encoding HNH endonuclease: MTTNTIETGQIWARDDNYVRIIDRRTEGGIPLYLCPVSLVVDPETDDPNNWHPDIKKTMAYPLRGYEEAGPLISVNTLLSEWELVRWVDKACNECGKTVWIRSTDFWVCRHCGHSKNLQSKVRNISEVPKESNAHDEADAVADFEDDSPDLATLRKRAGECASEAVDPVSATTQTYEGSDVVKTYVKARAEGKCEGCGEPAFQNKSGDPYFHAHHINELSDGGPDRPDMVIALCPNCHCRVHHGEDGENYNEKLREWLADIESDEYREETSETSG, translated from the coding sequence ATGACCACGAATACTATCGAGACTGGTCAAATCTGGGCCCGAGACGACAATTACGTACGAATCATCGACCGGCGGACGGAAGGAGGAATCCCCCTCTACTTATGTCCTGTTTCTCTCGTGGTTGACCCGGAAACGGACGACCCAAATAATTGGCATCCCGACATCAAGAAGACGATGGCTTATCCTTTGAGGGGATACGAGGAGGCTGGACCGTTGATTTCCGTCAATACGCTGCTGAGCGAGTGGGAGCTAGTTAGGTGGGTCGACAAAGCGTGTAATGAATGCGGTAAAACGGTGTGGATACGTTCAACTGATTTCTGGGTCTGCCGACATTGTGGTCACTCAAAAAACCTACAGAGCAAAGTCAGAAATATTTCGGAGGTCCCTAAGGAGAGTAACGCGCACGACGAGGCAGACGCTGTTGCGGACTTCGAGGACGACTCCCCTGACTTGGCGACGCTACGCAAGCGGGCGGGGGAATGTGCGAGTGAGGCTGTGGACCCGGTCTCGGCCACGACTCAAACGTACGAAGGGTCAGACGTGGTGAAAACGTATGTGAAAGCTCGCGCGGAGGGGAAATGCGAAGGGTGTGGGGAGCCAGCGTTCCAAAATAAATCCGGCGACCCGTATTTCCATGCGCATCACATCAACGAACTAAGCGATGGTGGGCCGGATAGACCTGATATGGTCATCGCGCTCTGTCCGAACTGTCACTGTCGCGTCCATCACGGCGAGGACGGCGAGAACTACAACGAGAAACTCCGCGAGTGGCTCGCCGACATCGAGTCCGATGAGTACCGCGAGGAGACATCTGAGACGTCTGGTTAG
- a CDS encoding phospholipase D-like domain-containing protein, with amino-acid sequence MRPVLAVFLVIALLGASVGTIGTAETVETVGTAGTAGTASVSVDSSTSHRHLPVDSSDGRLEMAGVFSGEFTGIPLQDVRDDSRACPVGAATAFPDNSPLSDAVEMSESQSRTEPHVAAVYPNPTTHGNVGEFFVLKVPARTRFENWTVTDGHTTAAIPDATVSGPVALSMDPDETASMTTLEVLELEGHLWLAADGDTLRVLQGGTLVDEVTYDRARTARVWYRSGSNATDVSTTPGQDAWWPRGATCLPVATYGETAGTAFVLPDAPDVARDRIAAAEDRIRIAGYTFTSPEISTALEDALERGVDVEILVEAGPVGGASERTDELLTELESQGADVYALGGPGARYRYHHPKYAVVDETVLVTTENWSPSGLGGASSRGWGVVVENRALARDLEGVFRADADGWDVTPWAEHRKSATFVEPDPAPGAYPTVHEPEPVALERVELLLAPDNAEGRLLELLEGAEESIDVTQASIGDDASVLEATIEAAERGVEVRVLLDASWYNEEANHEVIERLETAAARDDLPLEARLVEPGERFEKIHAKGVIVDGDTVVLGSLNWKPNIRLVFQRT; translated from the coding sequence GTGCGCCCCGTCCTGGCAGTCTTCCTCGTGATCGCCCTTCTCGGTGCCTCGGTAGGCACCATCGGAACCGCCGAAACCGTCGAAACCGTCGGTACCGCCGGAACCGCCGGAACCGCCAGCGTTAGCGTCGACTCGTCGACGAGCCACCGCCACCTCCCTGTGGACTCGAGCGACGGCCGACTCGAGATGGCCGGGGTGTTCTCGGGAGAATTCACGGGCATCCCGTTGCAGGACGTACGCGACGACAGCCGAGCCTGTCCGGTTGGGGCGGCAACGGCGTTTCCCGACAATAGCCCTCTCTCCGACGCGGTGGAGATGTCCGAGAGCCAATCTCGAACTGAACCACACGTTGCAGCCGTTTATCCGAACCCGACGACCCACGGCAACGTCGGCGAGTTCTTCGTCCTCAAGGTGCCGGCACGAACACGATTCGAGAACTGGACGGTAACCGACGGTCACACGACGGCAGCGATTCCGGACGCAACGGTCTCGGGTCCGGTTGCGCTCTCGATGGATCCCGACGAGACGGCGTCGATGACGACCCTCGAGGTGCTCGAACTCGAGGGCCACCTCTGGCTGGCGGCCGACGGGGACACCCTCCGAGTGCTCCAGGGCGGGACGCTCGTCGACGAAGTCACCTACGATCGGGCGCGAACGGCCAGGGTCTGGTACCGGTCGGGATCGAACGCGACTGACGTATCCACGACTCCGGGCCAGGACGCGTGGTGGCCACGCGGCGCGACCTGCCTCCCGGTCGCCACCTACGGCGAGACGGCGGGAACCGCGTTCGTCTTGCCGGACGCACCCGACGTCGCCCGCGACCGAATCGCAGCGGCCGAGGATCGGATTCGCATCGCCGGCTACACGTTCACGTCTCCGGAAATCTCAACGGCGCTCGAGGACGCCCTCGAGCGCGGCGTCGACGTCGAAATTCTCGTCGAGGCGGGGCCCGTCGGCGGCGCCTCGGAACGCACCGACGAACTCCTCACCGAACTCGAGAGTCAGGGCGCCGACGTGTACGCTCTCGGCGGACCGGGGGCACGGTATCGATACCACCATCCCAAGTACGCCGTCGTCGACGAAACGGTCCTCGTCACCACCGAGAACTGGTCGCCGTCGGGACTCGGCGGCGCCTCGAGTCGCGGCTGGGGCGTCGTCGTCGAGAACCGTGCGCTCGCCCGCGACCTGGAGGGGGTCTTCCGGGCCGATGCGGACGGCTGGGACGTCACTCCGTGGGCCGAGCACCGGAAATCAGCGACGTTCGTCGAGCCCGATCCAGCACCCGGGGCCTATCCGACCGTCCACGAACCGGAACCCGTCGCCCTCGAGCGGGTAGAACTCCTGCTCGCACCGGACAACGCCGAGGGTCGGCTCCTCGAGTTGCTCGAGGGCGCCGAGGAGTCGATCGACGTTACCCAGGCCAGTATCGGCGACGACGCGTCGGTGCTCGAGGCGACGATCGAGGCCGCCGAACGCGGCGTCGAAGTGCGCGTCCTCCTCGACGCCAGCTGGTACAACGAGGAGGCGAATCACGAGGTGATCGAGCGACTCGAGACGGCCGCGGCGAGGGACGACCTGCCGCTCGAGGCTCGTCTCGTCGAACCTGGTGAGCGATTCGAGAAAATTCACGCGAAGGGCGTGATCGTCGACGGCGACACGGTTGTTCTCGGGAGTTTGAACTGGAAGCCTAATATTAGGTTGGTGTTCCAACGAACCTAA
- a CDS encoding HEAT repeat domain-containing protein — protein MSDEESETADEHEHELTVESLRERLESVEAALEDAETESDLDEVEAALSDLEADVEAADLEEDEEDESLEDDVDSLSSDLEDARGPYAEDVVTEIDDAKGEIAETRWTEQGESELVDVVQTFVADVNEVLGTNLTLADGNGEDTVARLTATLENAGAAVEEADLDPDADDIAALLEATEALVDGIDDAQAWEDLSVRQQLRAQGFYDVLEHVKDYPPEWHALKVHEKQHNVDMILLSLETFDSDFMEEHALEALERMGPEEALEPMLQRATRRDQDAITIIGKIGVADEEVVETLVDYVDNDSNPLLQKVTFKALGEIGAEEAVQPLADQLVAENGEIRSAAARALGLIGDTRAISPLADVLEEDDDDTVRASAAWALNRIGTEDALEALLEYDDDRAYLVQAEAEKAGPALEPTA, from the coding sequence ATGAGCGACGAGGAGTCCGAAACGGCCGACGAACACGAACACGAACTCACCGTCGAATCGCTCCGCGAGCGCCTCGAGTCCGTCGAGGCGGCCCTCGAGGACGCCGAAACCGAGTCCGATCTCGACGAAGTCGAGGCCGCACTCTCCGACCTGGAAGCTGACGTCGAAGCGGCTGACCTCGAGGAGGACGAGGAAGACGAATCCCTCGAGGACGACGTCGACTCCTTGTCCTCGGACCTCGAGGACGCCCGTGGGCCCTACGCCGAGGACGTCGTCACCGAAATCGACGACGCGAAGGGCGAAATCGCCGAGACGCGCTGGACCGAGCAGGGCGAGTCCGAACTGGTCGACGTCGTCCAAACCTTCGTCGCCGACGTCAACGAAGTTCTCGGGACGAACCTGACCCTCGCCGACGGCAACGGCGAGGACACCGTCGCCAGGCTGACCGCCACGCTCGAGAACGCCGGCGCCGCCGTCGAGGAAGCCGACCTCGATCCCGACGCCGACGACATCGCGGCCCTCCTCGAGGCCACCGAGGCGCTGGTCGACGGCATCGACGACGCTCAAGCCTGGGAGGACCTCTCGGTTCGCCAGCAACTCCGCGCCCAGGGGTTCTACGACGTCCTCGAGCACGTCAAGGACTACCCGCCGGAGTGGCACGCCCTCAAGGTTCACGAGAAGCAACACAACGTCGACATGATCTTGCTGTCCCTGGAGACGTTCGACTCTGACTTCATGGAAGAACACGCCCTCGAGGCTCTCGAGCGAATGGGCCCCGAGGAAGCCCTCGAACCCATGCTCCAGCGGGCGACCCGTCGCGACCAGGACGCGATCACCATCATCGGCAAGATCGGCGTCGCCGACGAGGAGGTCGTCGAGACGCTCGTCGACTACGTCGACAACGACTCGAACCCGCTGCTCCAGAAGGTGACGTTCAAGGCCCTGGGCGAAATCGGCGCCGAGGAGGCCGTCCAGCCTCTCGCGGACCAGCTCGTCGCCGAGAACGGCGAGATTCGAAGCGCCGCCGCGCGCGCACTCGGCCTCATCGGCGATACCCGAGCGATCTCTCCGCTCGCGGACGTCCTCGAGGAGGACGACGACGACACCGTCCGCGCCTCCGCCGCCTGGGCGCTCAACCGGATCGGCACCGAAGACGCCCTCGAGGCACTCCTCGAGTACGACGACGACCGCGCCTACCTCGTGCAGGCCGAAGCCGAGAAGGCGGGGCCGGCGCTCGAGCCGACGGCCTGA